Proteins found in one Maridesulfovibrio sp. genomic segment:
- a CDS encoding HDOD domain-containing protein — protein MQDVDKTKTLNPQIKEAAIRYVKRMYQNNRDSDIMRVLKKESFKHVYKKMVVDPDEFKVKPRPADIGAWNGRKPESPKDFLKSKVVLPSLPQVLIEIQKIIQDPGSSADDLARVLNKDPKLVASILRLSNSAMYSFRTEVDTTSRAVALLGFKQASSLALGTVSLSLFKRSMKGAVLHVEKFWKHCIACGVIAQAIAEAAGCENVERFFVAGMLHDIGLYVIFESDASLAQELVDLAGKEGNCLCDAEMELLGFDHATLGGVILKDWSFPTMLVRSTAGHHDPSKVVDDPDSGIVYIAEFIAQALGYDLGLSLIVGTLNDEIIESIGLPPERYVEILPSVHKIIDEIFEILNPS, from the coding sequence ATGCAGGATGTAGATAAGACAAAGACTTTAAATCCGCAGATTAAAGAAGCGGCTATTAGATATGTAAAAAGAATGTATCAGAATAACCGTGATTCCGATATTATGCGGGTTTTAAAAAAAGAGTCCTTCAAGCATGTTTATAAAAAAATGGTTGTTGATCCGGACGAGTTCAAGGTTAAACCGCGTCCGGCTGATATTGGGGCGTGGAATGGCAGAAAGCCTGAGAGTCCTAAAGATTTTTTGAAGTCAAAAGTTGTGCTGCCGTCCTTGCCTCAGGTTCTGATTGAGATACAGAAAATTATCCAGGACCCGGGCAGTTCCGCGGATGATCTTGCTCGGGTGCTCAACAAAGATCCCAAGTTGGTGGCCTCTATTTTGAGATTATCGAATAGCGCCATGTACAGCTTTCGTACCGAGGTGGATACAACTTCGCGCGCTGTTGCCTTGCTTGGATTCAAACAAGCGAGTTCTCTTGCACTGGGAACGGTTTCACTCAGTCTTTTCAAACGTTCGATGAAGGGAGCCGTTCTTCATGTTGAAAAGTTCTGGAAGCATTGTATTGCCTGCGGGGTGATTGCTCAGGCAATCGCTGAAGCAGCCGGCTGTGAGAATGTGGAGCGCTTTTTTGTGGCCGGGATGTTACATGATATCGGGCTTTATGTTATTTTTGAAAGTGACGCCAGTCTTGCACAGGAGCTTGTTGATCTGGCCGGTAAGGAAGGTAACTGTCTGTGTGATGCTGAAATGGAGTTACTCGGTTTTGATCACGCCACTCTTGGCGGTGTGATTCTAAAGGATTGGAGTTTTCCTACTATGCTGGTTCGATCCACTGCCGGACATCATGATCCCAGTAAGGTGGTAGATGATCCAGATTCCGGGATTGTCTATATTGCGGAATTTATAGCACAGGCTTTAGGGTATGATCTGGGACTTTCTTTAATAGTAGGGACCTTAAATGATGAGATAATTGAGAGCATTGGGCTTCCCCCCGAACGTTATGTTGAGATTCTTCCCAGTGTTCATAAAATAATTGATGAAATATTTGAAATACTCAATCCGTCATAG
- a CDS encoding HDOD domain-containing protein gives MKKEAFKRVYKEILRDPNFGRPRAMPHSYEPWNREKPSGFEDFLKGSISLPSLPHVQIQLRKIINSPDHDAADLIKVISNDPKLSVAVMRLANSGLYQIDEAVDTPAKAVKTLGFSKAGSLALGTVSLSLFKRQKTYVLDLEEFWTHCIACGVIAQEIAFSAKLGDPERFFTGGLIHDFGLHVIFESNPGLAVELYRLANSEGYNLCKAEQELLGFSHTDLGGYILEKWKFPRQLVSAAGGHHNPCMIKTDPDAMVIHVADFIAQALGYGLGLSKSIGVIDPNAWEIIDITEDQLIEMLPEIRRLVKDIVSILEE, from the coding sequence TTGAAGAAAGAAGCTTTCAAACGGGTTTACAAAGAGATTCTGCGTGATCCTAATTTTGGCAGGCCCCGGGCTATGCCTCATAGTTATGAGCCTTGGAACAGAGAAAAACCTAGTGGTTTTGAAGATTTTCTCAAAGGGTCAATCTCCTTGCCCTCTTTGCCGCACGTACAGATTCAATTGCGTAAAATAATTAATAGTCCTGATCACGATGCTGCTGATCTCATTAAGGTAATAAGTAACGACCCAAAGCTCTCCGTTGCAGTTATGAGGCTGGCAAATAGCGGACTATATCAGATTGATGAAGCCGTTGATACTCCGGCAAAGGCCGTTAAAACTCTTGGTTTTTCAAAAGCCGGATCTTTGGCTCTAGGGACTGTTTCACTTAGCCTTTTTAAGAGACAAAAAACTTATGTTCTCGATTTGGAAGAGTTCTGGACGCATTGCATCGCTTGCGGAGTGATTGCTCAGGAAATAGCATTTTCTGCAAAGCTTGGTGACCCGGAACGTTTTTTCACCGGTGGATTGATCCATGATTTCGGTCTTCATGTGATTTTTGAGAGCAATCCAGGTCTGGCTGTGGAGTTGTATCGCCTGGCGAATAGCGAAGGATACAATCTTTGCAAGGCAGAGCAGGAGTTACTAGGATTCAGCCATACTGACCTCGGCGGTTACATCCTTGAAAAATGGAAATTCCCACGGCAATTGGTATCTGCTGCGGGAGGGCATCATAATCCGTGTATGATAAAAACGGACCCTGATGCCATGGTCATTCATGTGGCTGATTTTATCGCTCAAGCACTGGGATATGGTTTAGGATTATCTAAGTCGATTGGAGTAATTGACCCGAACGCTTGGGAAATAATCGACATAACAGAGGATCAGTTAATTGAAATGTTGCCGGAAATCAGAAGATTGGTGAAAGATATCGTTAGTATTTTAGAAGAATAA
- a CDS encoding desulfoferrodoxin family protein, whose translation MNSRRKFMAMSAAATAAILMPVTNAAAKKGHGYPSNIVYTSKDPGVWAKKAATHLPQVEVENNTATIRTLHPMTEKHYIVRHTLVDQDGNVIGAKTFSNTDEKAISTFKLPAGSKKKKLYATSFCNKHDFWVTPVKL comes from the coding sequence ATGAACTCCAGAAGAAAATTCATGGCTATGTCCGCCGCAGCCACAGCGGCTATCTTGATGCCTGTAACCAATGCAGCCGCAAAAAAGGGACATGGGTATCCTTCAAACATCGTATACACCAGTAAAGATCCCGGTGTCTGGGCGAAAAAAGCTGCCACCCACCTTCCACAAGTAGAAGTTGAAAACAACACTGCCACGATCCGTACCCTGCACCCGATGACCGAAAAACATTACATCGTCCGGCATACTTTAGTTGATCAGGACGGTAATGTTATCGGCGCCAAAACATTTTCCAACACTGACGAAAAAGCTATCTCCACCTTCAAGCTGCCGGCTGGAAGCAAGAAAAAGAAACTCTACGCTACCAGCTTCTGCAACAAGCACGATTTCTGGGTTACTCCTGTTAAATTATAA
- a CDS encoding dual specificity protein phosphatase, whose protein sequence is MADQDKSQAYIPTWVTDQLAVGCAPMSHHQLDSLKEQGIDAIINLCGEFCDLHEIEQKAGFDVYYLPVDDEESPELMQLENALEWLDEAIYLGKKVLIHCRHGIGRTGTVLNAYLLRRGLGHKLAGRKMKDLRSKPANFSQWWTIRKYGRKSGKLTSRAPTLEFKRQVDLSPFFNDYLQLADKVEQRAGQLRSRLQCGLDHDLCCRTPLNMTLAEALHLSHCVNLELTHDERTEVIERAMNTARIEKRAMRELAADNEAGFCLSGVDSFCPLSAGNKCMLFESRPLQCRAFGLDSSENGRLWRELLSPGLDSISTQIWFACTGVMQHTSLPHFSLPDVVSGKFIELLFKLMMEQGLES, encoded by the coding sequence ATGGCTGATCAGGATAAATCTCAGGCTTATATTCCCACTTGGGTTACCGATCAGTTGGCTGTGGGGTGTGCTCCCATGAGCCATCATCAGTTGGATTCCCTTAAAGAGCAGGGTATTGATGCAATCATCAATCTTTGCGGAGAATTCTGTGATCTGCATGAGATCGAGCAGAAGGCGGGATTCGATGTATATTACCTGCCCGTTGATGATGAAGAATCACCGGAACTAATGCAGCTCGAAAATGCTCTTGAGTGGCTGGATGAAGCAATTTATCTGGGTAAAAAGGTGCTTATCCATTGCCGTCATGGTATCGGGAGGACAGGAACTGTACTTAATGCCTATCTGCTGCGGCGGGGGCTTGGACATAAGCTGGCCGGACGTAAGATGAAGGATCTGCGGTCAAAGCCGGCCAATTTTTCTCAGTGGTGGACTATCAGAAAGTATGGGCGCAAAAGCGGAAAACTTACCTCGCGCGCACCTACTTTAGAATTCAAGCGTCAGGTCGATCTCTCTCCGTTTTTCAATGATTACCTGCAACTGGCCGATAAAGTGGAGCAGCGTGCCGGACAATTGAGGTCGCGTCTTCAATGCGGTTTGGATCACGACCTTTGCTGTCGCACTCCGCTTAATATGACGCTTGCCGAGGCCCTGCATCTTAGCCACTGCGTAAATCTTGAGCTTACCCACGATGAAAGGACGGAAGTAATTGAAAGGGCAATGAACACGGCAAGGATAGAAAAACGGGCTATGCGGGAGCTGGCTGCGGATAACGAGGCCGGGTTTTGTCTCTCCGGTGTGGATTCATTTTGTCCTCTCTCTGCTGGGAATAAATGCATGCTTTTTGAATCCCGCCCTTTGCAATGCCGTGCGTTCGGGCTGGATAGTTCCGAAAACGGAAGACTCTGGCGGGAACTCTTAAGTCCCGGACTGGATAGCATTTCCACACAAATATGGTTTGCCTGTACCGGAGTGATGCAACATACTTCGCTACCGCATTTTTCTTTGCCGGATGTTGTTTCCGGAAAATTTATTGAGTTGCTTTTTAAGTTGATGATGGAACAGGGATTGGAAAGTTGA
- a CDS encoding PEP/pyruvate-binding domain-containing protein, translating into MLPVNIIKFWAGNLLAPRALLQRKYEAFKVLLEYDSQALDLIADIEELFYGERIADRSQANSLHRQLASAVSCMIEELRKMHPLRFRDLPENFNRINNYARDLVRLPVMDSGPPYTVPLATAGEYPDLTGGKAANLGRVHALGHTEALPGFVITANAFYAYVEYNGLREEINARLCRMEVGNVRKLSSLTLELQELFLDGEVPPAVVEEIERSLETYVDGTGLLAVRSSALAEDSEISFAGQYASELNVNPADVFDAYKRVLAGKYCPRAVSYRISNGLTDDDTAMAALVVPMIDAVSSGVVYSMDPDCLSRDSVGIYGVRGLGASLVDGSVIPVKCSLNRGKEPRLVSECSFDRSALPDEKMLIQLAKCVLKLEDQFGCAQDMEWAVDGAGQLHILQTRPLQQETHEHPAQPALLSAMPILEGLERASGGAGCGEIYFASTGAEIARIPEGSIVITPSLKPSLLSFSAKMNGVLSSAGSRASHFGSVARELGIPVLVGDVAKSFEQGQLVTVDGHAGAVYNGCVDDVLTRSCVDAQVSTRVLDLYTDMIHSFVRLNLVDPDAEDFEPSGCESFHDLVRYCHEMAVREMFSLVDKRGLGMGRSKKLRTELPLVIYLIDLDQGLRNGVQRQKEVAPADIASLPMQAFWKGLSDERVTWPDNMTHVDWEEFDRMSAGILNNDSRLLASYGLLAEDYLHLLVRFGYHFSEVDSLCGQLAGQNYVKFRFKGGGAAIENKTLRLKLIQRILIHFGFEVGIRGDMLDAFCSRMGFEDTAKRLSILGYLMAVTRMMDMRLDSEGKLDKEFENFISAVEHIYG; encoded by the coding sequence ATGCTGCCTGTTAATATTATTAAGTTTTGGGCTGGGAACCTGCTTGCACCGCGAGCTCTTCTACAGCGAAAGTATGAAGCTTTTAAAGTCCTGCTGGAATATGATTCACAGGCTCTTGATCTGATAGCCGATATTGAGGAATTGTTCTACGGCGAAAGAATTGCAGACCGCAGTCAGGCCAATAGTCTACATAGACAGCTGGCTTCCGCTGTGTCCTGTATGATTGAGGAATTGCGGAAGATGCATCCTTTACGGTTTCGGGACCTGCCGGAGAATTTCAACCGTATCAATAATTATGCACGGGATCTGGTCCGTCTGCCTGTGATGGACTCCGGCCCTCCATACACAGTCCCGCTGGCCACGGCAGGTGAATACCCGGATTTAACTGGGGGCAAGGCCGCTAATCTGGGGCGTGTGCATGCGCTGGGACATACTGAAGCCCTGCCCGGGTTTGTGATAACCGCCAACGCTTTTTATGCCTACGTGGAGTATAACGGTCTACGCGAAGAGATAAATGCGAGACTATGCCGCATGGAAGTGGGGAATGTCCGCAAGCTTTCTTCGCTGACCCTTGAATTGCAGGAACTTTTTCTGGACGGAGAAGTCCCACCGGCAGTGGTGGAAGAAATAGAGCGGAGCCTGGAAACCTATGTGGACGGAACCGGTCTTCTGGCTGTGCGGTCCAGTGCTTTGGCCGAAGACAGCGAGATTTCATTTGCCGGGCAGTATGCCAGCGAACTTAATGTGAACCCTGCTGATGTGTTTGATGCCTATAAGAGGGTTCTGGCCGGTAAATATTGTCCCCGTGCTGTTTCATATCGTATATCCAACGGGCTGACGGATGATGATACTGCCATGGCTGCGCTCGTTGTGCCCATGATTGACGCGGTCAGTTCAGGCGTTGTTTATTCCATGGACCCGGACTGCTTGAGTCGGGACAGTGTGGGAATTTACGGGGTTCGCGGACTGGGGGCTTCGCTTGTGGACGGCAGTGTTATTCCGGTCAAGTGTTCGCTTAATCGCGGCAAAGAACCCCGTCTGGTAAGTGAATGCTCTTTTGACCGGTCCGCTTTACCTGATGAAAAAATGCTGATTCAACTGGCGAAATGCGTTCTTAAGTTGGAAGATCAGTTCGGTTGTGCTCAGGATATGGAGTGGGCCGTGGACGGGGCCGGGCAGCTTCACATCCTCCAGACCCGTCCTTTGCAGCAGGAAACACATGAACATCCGGCCCAGCCTGCTTTGCTTTCGGCCATGCCGATTCTCGAAGGATTGGAACGTGCCTCAGGCGGTGCAGGGTGCGGTGAAATCTATTTCGCCAGCACCGGTGCGGAGATAGCGCGCATTCCTGAAGGCTCTATCGTCATCACTCCTTCGCTGAAACCTTCACTTCTGAGTTTTTCAGCAAAAATGAACGGGGTCCTTTCTTCCGCCGGTAGTCGGGCAAGTCATTTCGGCTCTGTGGCAAGGGAGCTTGGGATTCCAGTACTGGTCGGTGATGTTGCCAAGTCTTTTGAGCAGGGCCAGTTGGTCACCGTTGATGGCCATGCCGGAGCTGTTTACAACGGCTGCGTGGATGATGTTTTAACCCGGTCCTGCGTCGATGCACAGGTTTCCACACGAGTTCTCGATCTGTATACGGATATGATTCATTCGTTCGTGCGTTTGAATCTTGTTGACCCGGACGCTGAAGATTTCGAGCCCTCAGGATGTGAATCCTTCCACGACCTCGTGCGTTATTGCCATGAGATGGCTGTTAGGGAAATGTTCTCGCTGGTAGATAAGCGCGGATTGGGTATGGGCCGGTCCAAAAAGCTGCGGACCGAGCTACCGCTGGTTATTTATCTGATAGACCTTGATCAAGGACTGCGAAACGGAGTGCAGAGGCAGAAAGAAGTCGCTCCGGCTGATATAGCTTCACTCCCCATGCAGGCCTTCTGGAAAGGGTTGAGCGATGAGCGGGTTACGTGGCCGGATAATATGACTCATGTGGATTGGGAAGAATTCGATCGCATGTCCGCCGGTATTTTAAATAATGATTCCAGATTATTGGCAAGCTACGGTCTGCTGGCGGAAGATTATCTGCATCTGCTGGTCCGTTTTGGGTACCATTTTTCTGAAGTGGATTCTCTTTGCGGGCAGCTTGCCGGTCAGAATTATGTGAAATTCCGTTTTAAAGGAGGCGGGGCAGCGATTGAAAATAAAACCCTGAGGCTGAAGCTTATTCAGCGTATTCTTATTCATTTCGGGTTTGAGGTCGGGATACGCGGTGATATGCTCGATGCGTTCTGTTCACGAATGGGGTTTGAGGACACCGCGAAACGGTTGAGTATTCTGGGGTATCTGATGGCAGTTACCCGGATGATGGATATGCGGCTGGATAGTGAGGGTAAACTGGATAAGGAATTTGAGAATTTTATTTCCGCAGTGGAGCACATTTATGGCTGA
- a CDS encoding phenylacetate--CoA ligase family protein produces MTDIHFSDRKTAEAQQLARLNRVLEISVKAPFYKNLYQGITLPLKSLDNLKRLPVIDKQTLCSEGEICKKSLYTRTTGGFYKFSTGGTSGRMSFARYGLDEFREVCNGAAYGLKACGITPDDLVANCIRAGAFWTGFLTSYRALEMIGCNILPITDNQPIEKTLEYLEMMRPNTLFGISPTLVLIAQEATRRGIKLDIEKVAFASTPLTTEQESYLSSVWPKATFHSAGYGAAEVGPIGFQCEHCTGTEHHILRPDCIVEKDDDGAIIATSLIRTLQPSIRMKVGDNIEWLEGECPCGRTSPRFKLLQRSDEIIEFVHDSMTLEQLGSCLGKFSELAPVFQLRLDLNGEQTDIIIRVEAADSEAVDDYQLASSIYKCLSAEIPAVGINRRKNNIRAFKILVVPSGGIARVETTGKIRRVIDKRFM; encoded by the coding sequence ATGACAGATATCCATTTTTCAGATCGCAAAACAGCAGAAGCTCAGCAACTGGCAAGACTTAATCGGGTACTGGAAATTTCCGTTAAGGCCCCGTTTTATAAAAATCTGTATCAAGGCATCACCCTGCCGCTGAAAAGTCTGGACAACCTCAAGCGCCTTCCGGTTATTGATAAGCAGACCCTGTGCTCCGAAGGGGAAATCTGCAAAAAATCCCTATACACGCGGACCACCGGAGGATTCTACAAATTCTCCACCGGAGGTACTTCCGGACGAATGAGTTTTGCCCGTTACGGTCTCGATGAATTCCGCGAAGTATGTAACGGAGCGGCATACGGCCTTAAAGCCTGCGGTATCACCCCTGACGACCTTGTCGCGAACTGCATAAGAGCCGGGGCTTTCTGGACCGGTTTTCTGACCAGCTACCGCGCTCTTGAAATGATAGGATGCAACATCCTTCCCATCACCGACAACCAGCCCATCGAAAAAACACTGGAATATCTGGAAATGATGCGCCCCAACACTCTTTTCGGCATATCTCCCACACTGGTGCTTATAGCGCAGGAAGCAACACGACGCGGCATTAAACTGGACATCGAAAAAGTAGCCTTCGCCTCCACCCCGCTTACAACGGAACAGGAAAGCTATCTTTCTTCAGTCTGGCCCAAGGCGACCTTTCATTCAGCCGGTTACGGAGCTGCGGAGGTCGGACCGATCGGCTTTCAGTGTGAACACTGCACCGGAACCGAGCACCATATCCTGCGACCGGACTGCATCGTGGAAAAGGATGATGACGGAGCAATAATCGCCACCTCCCTTATCCGCACCCTGCAACCTTCAATCCGCATGAAAGTCGGCGATAATATCGAATGGCTGGAAGGAGAATGCCCCTGCGGCCGGACCAGTCCCCGATTTAAACTGCTGCAGCGTTCCGATGAAATCATCGAATTCGTGCACGATTCCATGACTTTGGAGCAGCTGGGGTCATGCCTTGGGAAATTCAGTGAACTGGCCCCGGTCTTCCAGCTCCGGCTGGACTTGAACGGCGAGCAGACGGATATCATAATCCGTGTTGAAGCAGCGGATAGTGAAGCTGTGGATGATTATCAACTGGCTTCCAGCATATATAAATGTTTAAGCGCGGAGATACCCGCAGTGGGAATAAACCGCCGCAAGAATAACATCCGGGCCTTTAAAATTCTGGTGGTACCATCAGGAGGCATTGCGAGAGTTGAGACAACTGGAAAAATCAGACGGGTGATTGATAAACGTTTCATGTAG
- a CDS encoding ATP-binding protein — MNYLKKWWITLCFISLAVALTAIIIIPYSTTSREALTGLAHDIMLNISAYTLDKSESYLSPAEKAAELTRFLADSNIVSGDRSENMLQYFKEQLSLYHQFTGIYYGNTKGEFFMVTRSNDKVKDGLFTKTIKIKDGKRTTKLIWSTPDHQELESKFAPLDKFDPRKRPWFIDSLVSNDVIWTAPYIFFTSQKPGITTASPVYDKAGRLRGVVGVDITIDRLSIFLKQLSIGKNGKAFIVDTSGNVVAFPDLEALKQTTQNNKVRLSKINELPDILSRKAFNSLHLLPDQLPKKHVFTTFEHNNERYISVFTPFKNDHWPWIIGLYLPENDYLGGIKKEYKLSLIIAALAVLISGFIGWAVARKISKAKESAEDANQAKSKFLAVMSHEIRTPMNVILGATDLLKESNPRENQKKYIKLLDNAGGGLLDLINDILDMSKIEAGLLDLEHINFNPSETLHQAFNIFELSAAKKKIKLTCRIDGELPDQVKGDPVRVKQVLINLIGNAVKFTDSGRVSVKACSKNLRNGQVELKFEIEDTGLGIPPNRQQAIFDQFTQADNSISREFQGTGLGLSISKKLCELMNGSITVSSTPGRGSNFTFIITMPEVIDSPSTENKTEPKAADSHIQSKVLLVEDNQSNQLLFKHFISGTSYIMKCAANGEEGVELYKEFQPDIVFMDIEMPIMDGYKATKIIRDWEKTIGHTPVPVIALSAHAIKGTAESAHAAGCSGYMTKPITKLQFLERIKRVNIS, encoded by the coding sequence ATGAATTATTTAAAAAAATGGTGGATAACGCTGTGCTTTATATCTCTAGCAGTGGCACTTACGGCAATCATAATAATCCCCTACTCCACCACCTCTCGCGAAGCTCTCACCGGACTTGCACACGATATAATGCTCAATATTTCAGCCTATACTCTCGATAAATCAGAAAGTTATCTGAGTCCGGCGGAAAAAGCAGCTGAACTTACCCGTTTTTTGGCCGACAGTAATATCGTCAGCGGTGATCGTTCTGAAAATATGCTTCAGTACTTCAAGGAGCAGCTTTCGTTGTATCACCAGTTTACCGGAATATACTACGGTAATACAAAAGGTGAATTTTTCATGGTCACCCGTTCCAATGACAAAGTTAAGGACGGACTGTTCACCAAAACAATCAAGATAAAGGACGGCAAAAGGACTACAAAGTTAATCTGGTCAACTCCCGATCATCAAGAGCTTGAAAGCAAATTCGCACCGCTGGACAAATTTGATCCCAGAAAGCGGCCATGGTTCATCGATTCTCTGGTCAGCAATGATGTTATCTGGACCGCTCCTTACATCTTCTTTACCAGCCAGAAACCCGGTATCACCACAGCCAGCCCGGTTTACGATAAAGCAGGACGCTTGCGGGGAGTTGTAGGCGTCGACATAACAATAGATAGACTCTCGATTTTTTTAAAACAGCTGAGCATCGGCAAAAACGGTAAAGCTTTTATTGTTGATACCAGCGGAAACGTGGTGGCTTTTCCGGATCTGGAAGCACTGAAACAGACAACTCAGAATAATAAAGTCCGCCTAAGCAAGATAAACGAACTCCCGGATATATTGAGCCGAAAGGCATTCAATTCCCTGCACCTTCTACCTGACCAACTACCCAAAAAACATGTATTTACAACCTTTGAACACAATAACGAACGCTATATTTCCGTGTTCACGCCCTTTAAAAATGACCACTGGCCATGGATTATAGGGCTCTATCTCCCGGAAAACGATTATCTGGGCGGCATCAAAAAAGAATACAAACTAAGCCTGATCATTGCGGCGCTGGCGGTCCTCATTTCCGGCTTTATAGGTTGGGCTGTGGCCCGTAAAATAAGCAAGGCCAAGGAATCAGCAGAGGATGCAAATCAGGCCAAGAGTAAATTTCTGGCAGTTATGAGCCACGAAATCCGAACACCTATGAATGTCATTCTCGGTGCTACTGACCTGCTTAAAGAATCCAATCCTCGAGAGAACCAAAAAAAATACATCAAACTACTTGATAATGCAGGCGGTGGCTTGCTGGACCTGATCAACGACATTCTGGATATGTCTAAAATTGAAGCAGGCTTACTGGATCTGGAACATATTAACTTCAACCCTTCAGAAACCCTGCATCAAGCTTTTAATATTTTTGAACTTTCAGCAGCTAAGAAGAAAATAAAACTAACCTGCCGCATCGACGGAGAGCTGCCTGATCAGGTTAAAGGAGATCCGGTACGAGTAAAACAAGTATTGATCAACCTAATCGGAAATGCGGTCAAATTTACAGATTCAGGAAGAGTCAGCGTTAAGGCGTGCAGCAAAAATCTCCGCAACGGTCAGGTTGAGTTAAAATTCGAAATTGAGGATACCGGACTTGGCATTCCGCCAAATAGACAGCAGGCTATTTTTGACCAGTTTACGCAAGCTGACAATTCCATATCCCGTGAATTTCAGGGGACTGGGCTGGGGTTATCCATAAGCAAAAAATTGTGCGAACTGATGAACGGCAGCATAACCGTATCCAGCACACCCGGTCGCGGAAGCAATTTTACCTTCATCATAACCATGCCGGAGGTAATAGATTCGCCTTCTACCGAAAACAAGACCGAACCAAAGGCAGCAGACTCGCATATCCAGAGCAAAGTGCTGCTGGTGGAAGACAATCAGAGTAATCAGCTTCTTTTTAAGCATTTCATCTCCGGGACCTCCTATATTATGAAGTGTGCGGCGAACGGTGAAGAAGGAGTCGAACTGTATAAAGAATTTCAGCCCGACATTGTTTTTATGGATATTGAGATGCCGATAATGGATGGCTATAAAGCAACTAAAATAATTAGAGACTGGGAAAAAACGATCGGCCATACACCGGTTCCTGTTATTGCCCTTTCAGCTCACGCGATTAAGGGAACAGCAGAATCAGCCCATGCGGCCGGGTGCAGCGGCTATATGACCAAGCCCATTACCAAGCTACAGTTTTTAGAAAGAATCAAGCGTGTTAACATTTCATAA
- a CDS encoding MBL fold metallo-hydrolase: MYFKQLTTEGLGCYSYVIGCPAAGEMVVVDPRRDVQEYLDISREEGMKITRVINTHVHADHVGGEQELKSIVGAELYIHENADVGYPHTPIKEGDTLTVGAAKLDFLFTPGHTPNAVSILVTDIVRGAEPWMILTGDLLFVGDIGRPDLPGDEILDEQVENLYNSLYNKLGKLPDYLEVYPAHGQGSLCGKGMSAKPSSTLGYERRYNPMLQFKTFKDFKAKVMESFPSRPKSFTHIINTNFKGAPLLERCPLDRAMNPEKFKQMIDKGCTVIDVRDAAGFGGFHIPGSLNIGLEKQLANWVGMAVDPDSDLLLVVSSKEDYDLMCTQLHRIGYDRIFGYLHGGMAAWLMSGYPVESLAQKSAHQLHDAIAEGRDFTLIDVRTPAEVTSGMVKGAIHKPFTNILEEGIDVDKDSPVIVMCGSGYRSNIVGSYLQSSGFSQVCSLAGGAIAWRRSGYEMES; encoded by the coding sequence ATGTATTTTAAACAATTAACAACAGAAGGACTGGGCTGCTATTCCTATGTAATTGGCTGCCCCGCCGCTGGAGAAATGGTTGTAGTGGACCCGCGAAGGGATGTTCAGGAATATCTTGATATTTCCCGCGAAGAAGGCATGAAAATTACCCGTGTCATCAACACTCATGTTCACGCTGACCATGTGGGCGGTGAACAGGAGCTGAAATCCATTGTCGGTGCGGAGCTTTATATCCACGAAAACGCGGATGTCGGCTACCCGCACACTCCCATCAAGGAAGGCGATACCCTCACTGTAGGAGCAGCCAAACTTGATTTTCTATTTACCCCCGGCCACACTCCCAACGCCGTATCTATTCTTGTTACCGACATCGTGCGCGGAGCTGAACCATGGATGATCCTCACCGGTGATCTGCTTTTTGTCGGCGACATCGGACGCCCGGACCTTCCCGGTGATGAAATTCTGGATGAGCAGGTTGAAAACCTTTACAACAGTTTATACAATAAGCTGGGCAAGCTCCCGGATTATCTGGAAGTATACCCAGCCCACGGGCAGGGATCGCTGTGTGGTAAAGGTATGAGCGCTAAACCCAGCAGCACACTGGGTTATGAACGCCGCTACAATCCCATGCTCCAATTCAAAACCTTTAAGGATTTCAAGGCAAAGGTTATGGAATCATTTCCCAGCCGCCCGAAATCCTTTACTCACATCATCAACACAAACTTCAAAGGTGCCCCGCTGCTGGAACGCTGTCCGCTCGACCGGGCCATGAACCCTGAGAAATTCAAACAGATGATTGATAAGGGCTGTACGGTCATTGATGTGCGTGACGCTGCCGGTTTCGGCGGTTTTCATATTCCAGGCAGTCTCAACATCGGTCTTGAAAAACAGCTTGCCAACTGGGTTGGTATGGCCGTTGATCCGGATTCCGACCTGCTGCTGGTGGTAAGCTCCAAGGAAGATTATGATCTGATGTGTACCCAGTTGCACCGCATCGGTTATGACCGTATTTTCGGTTATCTGCATGGAGGAATGGCCGCATGGCTCATGTCCGGTTACCCGGTGGAAAGCCTTGCTCAGAAGTCAGCACACCAGCTGCATGATGCAATTGCGGAAGGCAGGGATTTTACCCTGATCGATGTTCGCACTCCCGCGGAAGTTACAAGCGGAATGGTAAAGGGCGCGATCCACAAACCCTTTACCAATATTCTAGAAGAAGGCATTGATGTGGATAAAGACAGTCCCGTCATAGTCATGTGTGGATCGGGATACCGGTCAAATATTGTAGGAAGCTACCTGCAAAGCAGCGGTTTTTCGCAAGTATGCTCACTGGCTGGTGGAGCGATTGCCTGGCGCAGGTCAGGTTATGAAATGGAATCATAA